ATCCGCCCAGCGCTGCACTTCGTTCAGCGCGGCTTCCAAATCGCGCCCCTTCTGGGTAAGCTCGTACTCAATTCGCACAGGCGTTTCCGGGTATACATGACGAACCAGGAGTCCCGCGGACTCCAGCTCCTTGAACCGTTCTGCCAGCATTCGGTCACTCATGTTCGGAATCATGCCGGAAATGTCCTTGAACCGTTTCGGACCGCTGAGCAAAGCGCGAATGATGAGACCTGTCCAGCGCTTTCCCAGTAATTCAAACGCGGACTCGAACTTCGGACACAGTGGCTCATATTCCATAAAGATCACGCCTCCGCCTCGATCTTAGCACACTTATCTGACAAAAGTAAGGGTTCGTCTGTGAACACCACTATTTACTACCTTAGCGCCTATTTTATCAACCAGAAACGTGTGTATAATTGGGGAAACGGATCACCTCGGCAAGCGTAAGCTGCGGTCTTCGCGGCGCGGAGTACTGAGGCACGGAGGGGCAAGCCTTGTTGTTTTCGATTGGGAAAGTGCGGGTCACGAAACGCATCCTGGAGAGCCCGACGATTCGCGTGCCCGATCTCGTGGACGCATTTGAACGGTATATTCACGGCGACTGGGGTGAAATGAGCGTATCGGACAGTCTGGCAAACGATGTGGCACTGACGTCAGGGGAAGGTGTGACAGGGCGTTACCGGTTGCTGGATGGTACATCCTTTGTGATGAACACCTTTGCCGGGGTGACAACGGTACAATTGCCGGAAGAGTGGGAGTTGTCGCAGAAGCGTGCGGCGGTGACATTTGTCGACGAATCCTCTCGCGACTGCGTTTAGCCGCTGGGCATTCGCCCGCCCGTTGGACGGCAGCCCGCCATAGGCTGTTGACAGGTGCGGGAAGGGGGCGAATGGCATGCCTGCCACATTTGGTGTCTTTACGCGGTGGGTCGTCGTTTTCTTGATTATCTACGTGTTGATGATTCTGTTGATGCCGTATCCAGGGGCCTCTGGGGATGGACGGTAAGGCGTCCGCCAGCGGGAGAGAAGCGCGGTTGGAACGCTTGGACACCGCTGTGCGCCCGTCTTTTGGGCGCTTTTTTGCATCTGCCGACCCGCAGAGCCCCTGCACGGGCCCGCATATTTGATGTGTCCAGGACATAGACTACGTGTCACATCGGAGCAATCCCAATCCAGAATGGAGCGTGGCGATGGACTGGTACGAACGGCTGGCCAATTATTTTCCAGAACATGAAATGAAGCACCCTGAGCAGCTTCGGGAATTGCTTCAGCACCACGAAGCATACCGCAAAATGGAAACTCAAGACTATGTCGTGACGTACGCTGAGTTTCCTGACTTCGTGTTTATCGACTACTTACTGGTGAACCCGCGCACGCGTGGGAAGGGCGTCGGGAGCCGTTTGCTGAACCATTTCAAAGCACGCGGGAAGACCTTGATTGTCGAGGTGGAACCGCCGGACGCGGAGGATGAGGATACTGTCAAACGCGTTCAATTTTATGAGCGAAACGGGTTTGTCCGAGCCGAGCGTATCACCTATACTCGTTCGGATGACGATGGAACTCCGTATACGATGGATATTTACTACTGGAGCCCAGATGAAGTTTCCGAACAGGCTGTCTTGCGGAACATGAAAACCATCTGCCGCGAAATCCACAACTTCCGGGCGATGAAATACTACGGCCGGTTGTTGGCCGACCCAGAAGAAGTCTTCACCTGGGAAAGTCCAACCTGAGTGAGAAAGTCGTTCGGGAGCGGGACCGGTTCGTAGTCAATGAGCCGGTCGTCGTGGAACACACAGCGATGCTCGTAACAGACGGGGTCATTCAGCATGCGGGCGAGAAAGCGGGACACATGTTCGGCGACGCCAAGGTTGTCTGGGTCAAGAATCCACGACAGAGGCTTCCACATCAGCACTCCTTCCCGCGTCTCCTGCAGGCGCGGTCCGCGCTCTCGCTCGGTGACCTCTGCCAGGAAGGCGTACATGCCCCCCTCGGCTTGGTCATGGCCATGCCATGTTCCTCGCCATGTCACCGTCCCTGCAAACCGGGCGTGCGCCAAGGCAATCCCGGTTTCTTCATAGACCTCGCGCAAGACACCTGTCAGCGGGTCCTCCCCGGGCTCAAGTTTTCCGCCGACA
Above is a genomic segment from Alicyclobacillus cycloheptanicus containing:
- a CDS encoding winged helix-turn-helix transcriptional regulator gives rise to the protein MEYEPLCPKFESAFELLGKRWTGLIIRALLSGPKRFKDISGMIPNMSDRMLAERFKELESAGLLVRHVYPETPVRIEYELTQKGRDLEAALNEVQRWADTWMTKAAVQRD
- a CDS encoding GNAT family N-acetyltransferase; this encodes MSHRSNPNPEWSVAMDWYERLANYFPEHEMKHPEQLRELLQHHEAYRKMETQDYVVTYAEFPDFVFIDYLLVNPRTRGKGVGSRLLNHFKARGKTLIVEVEPPDAEDEDTVKRVQFYERNGFVRAERITYTRSDDDGTPYTMDIYYWSPDEVSEQAVLRNMKTICREIHNFRAMKYYGRLLADPEEVFTWESPT
- a CDS encoding NUDIX hydrolase — encoded protein: MDLPLKYTICFIRQGDDVLMLNRNRPANMGLWNGVGGKLEPGEDPLTGVLREVYEETGIALAHARFAGTVTWRGTWHGHDQAEGGMYAFLAEVTERERGPRLQETREGVLMWKPLSWILDPDNLGVAEHVSRFLARMLNDPVCYEHRCVFHDDRLIDYEPVPLPNDFLTQVGLSQVKTSSGSANNRP